CGCCATTGCCTACTGCGAAAGAGAAATCTCCCGAAGCGTTGCCGCCGGTCAGAGCCGCCGCTTTCAAGCCGCTTGCTTTCGCCCCTACACCGACTGCCAGTGCGCGGTCGCCGGTAGCGCCGTCATTATTATAGTTTTCTTCGCCGCTGCCGCCCTTAGCGGAGAAGAAATGAACTTTGCTCCCCGTTATGGTCGTATTCAAAGAATCTTTTACCGCCTGCAGCTGGCGCAGGTTGACCGCGTCGGTAGCTTCCGTGGCGTCGCCGACGTTGATGATCTGGCGCAGTTTATCCGTCGTGCCCACGGAAACGGCACCGGCCGTTTTGCCGTTTAAGTCAAACTTACTGAAAACGCCTTTCATTTCTGTAGTGAAAGCTGCGCGATTGGCAACAGAACCTGCGCCCAGCGCCACGCCGCCTTCCACGGTGGCATTGGCCTTATGGCCCAGGACAACGACTTCCGCCTTATCCGTCACCATGGCCGCAGCCGCTGTGCCGGTCGGATCCGTCGCATCGCCGGATCCTAAGATAACGCTGTGATTTGCTCCGGTCAATTTCCTCCTATCGCCAAGGACAATAGCGCCGTCTGTATTTTCCGCTTCGTTGCCAGACCCGATAATGGTGGTATTATTGATTTTATTACCGGTATTGCCGAACCCATCAATCATGTTCAGCTTGCTTTCCTTGCCATCTTCACCGGTGAGTTTATTTCCCACACCAACTACTTTGGAAAGCTGGGCATAATCTGCTGTATTGGCACCGCCGATAGCAAGAACGGAGCCCCCGCTGGTCTTGACCATCTTTCCTAAAGCCGAAATCATGTCATCCGTATTTCCTGTATCCATGGCAGTCTGTAAACCGCTTGCCAGCGGAATAGCTGACGCCATATCCAAAGGCCGATAAGAGTTGGTTATCTTATTTCCTGCGCCGAAAATCAGTGCCGCATTCGTATTTTCCGTCTTATTCGCCACACCGACGATACTGTTTGCCACGCCGTCAAACTGCACGTCGGTCTTTGCGCCGACAGTATTGAACGCACCGTAAACGGATGCAGTTGCCCCCTGGAATCCGCTTTTAAATCCCTTTGTACCGTCGCCATCCACACGGGAGAATGTACCTGTCACCGCAGAAGCGGTACCATTGGCAGCCGCACCGGCACCGGCAGCCAGTGCCATACCGCCTTTGGCTCCGTCATTATTGTAATTGGAAACATGATGTCCGGCATCATTCACACTATAATAATGTGTCCTGCCCGCTTTGAGCTGGGCGACGTTGACGGCGTCGGTGTCGTTGATGCCGGCGGCGACGCCGGTGATCTGGCGGGTGACTGGCGTTCCTCCCGTGATCGTCACCGCGCCGACGGAAACGGCTGCGGCGGTGGATTTCCATACGCCGGTCGTATCGTTGGCGTGGTCTGCCCCAGGGGTGGGATCGTAGCCGACGACGCCCTTGTCGACAGAGGCTACGGAGCCGCTGCCGAGGGCCACGCCGCCTTCTACGGTCGAATTGGCGTTGTAACCAAGAACCACGACATTCTTCTTGTCCGTCACCGACAAACCGGCCGCCCCCGTACCCGGTTTGTCAGCGGAGCCAAGGACGATACTGCCGCTCGCGCCGTTCAGCTGCCGGTAGTCGCCCAGCAACAGGGCGCCGTCGGTGTCTGCTACCCCATTCCCCGAGCCGATGACGGTGACGTTATTGATATTTTGGCCGGTGTTTCCGAAACCGTCGATCATGTTCAATTTGCTTTCCTTGTCGTCCTCGCCGGTCAAAGTATTCCCTATGCCGACCAGCTTGGAATGCGTCGCGTAATCGGCGACGTTGCCGCCGCCGATGGCAAGGACCGCGCCGCCGCTGGAGGAAACATATTCGCCCAGCTTCTTTGCCAGTGCTTCCGTATTCCCGGTTTGAGCTATTTGGGCAATTTCCATCAGATTGAAATCGTTTCCATCTTTGTCTTTCAAGTCGCCGTAGGAATTTTTGATGATGTTCCCCGCGCCGAAAATGAGGGACGCATTCGCATGGTCGGTAACATTGACGGTACCGACGATGCTGTTTGCCACACCGTCATACTGCTCACCGCTTTTTGCGTTGATCGTGTTCATCGTGCCGAAAATGCTGGCAGTCGCTCCCTGCGGCTCGCTGTTCACGTTGATGGAAGACCCCAGTCCGGCAACGATCGATGCGGTTCCTTTCGCTCCATCATTATTATAGTTCGGCGCAAAACTCAACTGTCCATTTCTATCGTTGACGCTGTAATAATGAGTCTTAGCCGCTTCTACGCTGGCAGCCTGTACCGCCTTCAGCTGTGCCACATTGACCGCATCAGTGTCATTCGTACCGGCAGCGAGATTGGTGATCTGGCGGGTGAGCCCATTCGTCTTGTCGCCGATGGAAAGGGCGCCCAATTTGGATTGCCACGCCTTATCCGCGTTTATGGATTTCTTCCCGGTAGACGGGTCATACCCGGATTCGCCGCTACTGGTATCAGCTACGCTCCAGGCGCCAAGTGCCACGCCGTACTTGACACTGGCCTGAGAATCGTACCCCAAGGCCATGGACATTGCATTCTGGGCATCAGCTTTTGACCCCACGGCAATCGTCCAGTCCGCATTCGCCTTCGCCTCTGTGCCGATAGCTACGGCTTCTTCGCCTTTGACGGTTAGATTGCTCCCCACAGCGACACCTCGCTGTCCGCCGCCATCGCCCATACCGATAATAGTATTTCCATGACCGACAGACGTTCCCAGACTATTGGATACGGAACTGGTGCCTACCACGACGCTCCCGCCGTTCACCGTGTTGGTCAGGCCGACGGCCACATTCTGGTCGCTGCCGCTGGAGTTCTTGGTGTAGATCCACTTTGTCGAATCGGACGGATCTTTTTCCGCCGTATAGCCGACCAGGTTTCCGACACCGATGACCGTATTCTGTTCACCAAAGACTTTTGTCAACTTATGGTCGTAATTATTATAATCCGTGCCGAATACGGCATTATGAACGCCTTCCACCTCTACGTTCTGACCGGCGACGATGCTGTTGTTCCTTCCATTTTTGACGCCTGCCAGTGTGTTGTTGTTCCCGAGGACGGTGCTGTTGATGCCTTCCGATGTGGAAGAAATACCGACGACGATGCTGTCGGCCGCTTTGGCGCCGTCATTGGCATAGTTGCTGCCGGCTTCCGTCTTCGTAGAGTTGGCACTGTAATAATGTGCCTCCGCCGCCGTTCCCGGCACGGGGCGCAGCAGCATCAGGCCGAGCGCCACGGCCGCCAGCGCGCCGCCTTTCAGGACGGCCGACGAATTTCTTTTCGTCCCGTGCGCCTCGGGAGCGGAGCGGTGCGGACCATGCGTGTTTCCCTTTCCCATCAAAAATTTCCTCCTTCTGGAACTTCAAAAAATATCCACGGAATTGTGGGGTGAAAACGTATTTTGCAGAAACAACAAAACAAATTCATGGTAACATGTTTATCTTTATAATAAACCTGATTATTAAGTTAATTTCGGCTCGGGGGGGGGGATAAGATAATTATTTCGTATAAGATTATTTAAATTCATCGTCTCGATGAAAAATGGACGCCCGCGCGAAAGGTATCGCGAAGGCATGGAGGAATGGAAGAAGAAAGGTTTTCCGGCGCCCGGCGAAAAAAAATCTGCCGCGTCCCTCGCTCTTTCGCGAGGGACGGCGGCGAGATTTTTTTTCGGGAGTTCCAGTTTTCAGGGCTCGGGGGTGAAGTACGCAAACTTGGCGAAATGCCGCTTCGATTATGCCGCGAAAGCGGGAACAAGCCCTCGCGGGGAGCGCGGCGCGTTACGATCTTTCGTACGGCTCGATCTCGCGCACGACGTCGAGGATCGTGCCGTCGCGGGCTTCGAGGATGGCGACGACTTTGTCGTTCCACTGCAGCGGATCAGGGCGGCCGACGAGCGCGTAGGCTTTTTCCTGAAGCTCTTCGATGCTGACGTGCTTGACGCCGGCGCGGTCGAGGCAGGCGACGATGTCCTGCCGTCTGGGGTTGACGGCGACGCCGTAATCGGTGACGACGACGTCGACGCACTCGCCGGGGGTGGTGACGGTGACGACGCGTTCGCAGACGGTGGCCATGCGGCCGCGGGTCAGCGGCGTGACGATGACGGTGCACTTGGCGCCGGCGGCGGTGTCGGGATGGCCGCCGGGCGCGCCGCGCAGCACGCCGTCGGAACCGGTGATGACGTTGACGTTGAAGTCGACGTCGACCTCCAGCGCGGCGAGGATGACGAAGTCGAGCTTGTTGACGAAGGCGCCCTTGTTGGCGGGGTTGGCGTATTCGCCGGCGCTGATCTCGTAATGGCGGGGATTGGTGCGGATGTCTTCGATGGCCCCGGTGTCGAAATCTTGCGTGTCGACGACGCAGCCCACGAGCCCCTTGCGCTGCAGCTCGCAGATGGGGCCGGCGATGCCGCCGATGGCGAAGCTCATTTTGATGCCGCGCTCGCGCATAAGCGGCTCGATGAAACGGTTCACGGCCAGCGAAGGGCCGCCCGCGCCGGTCTGGAAGCTGAAGCCGTCTTTGAACCACGGCGTGGCGGCCATGACCTTGGCGGTGGCCTCGGCCATCATCAGATCGCGGGGATTTTGGGTCATGCGCGCGGCGGCGGAGGCGATCTTTTTCGGATCGCCGATCTCGTCGACTTTTACCACGTAGTCCACGTTGACGCCGTGGATCGAAGCGGGAAAGTTGGGGTAGGGCACGAGCGTGTCGGTGATGACGACGACCTTGTCGGCGTATTCCGAATCGACGACGGCGTAGGAGAGCACGCCGCAGTCGCTTTTGCCGCCGACGGCGCGGCAGTTGCCGTACTCGTCGGACGTGGGAGAACCGATAAAGGCCACGTCGATGTGCACGTCGCCCTCCTCGATGGCGCGCACGCGGCCGCCGTGGCTGCGCAGGATCGCGGGCGTCTTCAGCCTGCCGCGGGACACCACTTCGCCCATCCGCCCGCGGATGCCGCTGGTCTGAAGGCCAGTGACGACGCCGTCTTCGATGTACCGGGCCACGGGATCGTGAGCCGAGCCCAGGCTGGAGGCGGCGATGGTGATGTCTTTGAGGCCGAGGGCGACGATCTCCTGCATGACCATGTTGACGACAAAGTCGCCGTCGCGGAAGTGGTGGTGGAAGGAAACGGTCATGCCGTCCTTGAGTCCGCACGCCACGATGGCCTCGCGGATGGAGGCGACGATTTTGCTTTCCCGCGGCTTTTCGCAGATGCGCGTGCGCGGGCCCTGTTTTTTTATGTACTGGCCGTCGCGGGCGTGAGCTCCCGCGTAAGGTTTCCAGCCCTGAGCGATCAGTTCTTCGGGAATTTCCCGGCCGACTGCGTTCAGCATTTTAGAGATCCCCCTCGTAAACGCCGCTGGCCTTGGCGAGCTGGATGACGCGCTCGGCGCCGGGCACAAAGGCGATGTCGATCATTTTGCCGTTGATGGTGAACACGCCGACGCCTTTGGCGGCGTTTTCGCGATAGGCTGCGACGATGGCCTCGGCGGCGGCGATTTCCTGTGGCGTCGGCGCCAGCATCTCGTGGACGATGCGAATCTGGCGGGGGTTGATCAGCGACTTGCCGTCGAAGCCCATGTCTTTGTTCTGCTGCATTTCGGCGCGGAAGCCCGCTTCGTCGTCGAGGTCGGTGAACACGGTGTCGAAGCACTGCACGCCGGCGGCGCGGGCGGCGATCAGCATCTGGCCGCGGGCGGCGAGCATCTCGATACCGCCGGGGACCGGCTTGACCTGCATGCACTTGCGGTAGTCGCCGCCGGAAAGGGCGATGCCGAACAGGCGGGGCGAAGCGGCGCAGATTTCGTAGGCGTTGAGCACGCCCTTGGGGCTTTCGATGGCGGCCATCAGGAGCGTGCGCCCTTCTTCGACGGCGAACTCGCGCTCGGCTTCGGTCACGGCGGCGTCCACGGTTTGCACGTCGGCGGCGCTTTCGGTCTTGGCGATGCGGATGCCGTCGGCGCCTCCGGCGACGGCGACGCGAATGTCTTCCTTCCAGTGCGGCGTGTCGAGGCCGTTGATGCGCACGAGCACTTCCGTGTCGCCGTAATCGATGCTTTTCAGCGCATGGTAGAGCGAAAAGCGCGCCGCATCCTTCTGGTTCTCGGCGACCGCGTCTTCGAGGTCGAGCATGATCGAGTCGGCGCCGTAGACGTACGCGTCTTTGATCAGCCCGGGCTTCTGCGCGTTCATGAACATCATCGTGCGGCGCAGGCGGAACTTTTCCGGTTTCGGGCGGGGGATCACTTGATCTCGCCTCCCCAGGGATACGGTCCGTCGGCGTCGCGCTGACAGCCGCGATAATAGGCGCACTCGACGCGCGCCGTGATGGTGCAGTCCAGCGCGCCGTGGTCGTTGACGGTGACGGCGGCGTTTTTCACGCCGAGGCGCGCCAGCGTGGCGAGCACGGTCTCTTTGATCTGGCGCCCGTACTGGTTGACGACGGTGCTTTCAAGGTTCAGGCTGATGCCCGACGGCGCCGGCTCGAGCGTGACCATCACGTCGCTGGACTCGAGCGTGCCGGCCACGCCGGTGGTTTTCAGTTCCATGGCTTTGACCTCCTGACAGGATTTCTACGATAATTCCAAGGAGAAAGCGCGGCCGGGGAAGCGCCGCGCTTGATCGGACAAAATCAGGCGTGCGCCGACGGTTTCTTTTTCCCGAAGAAGGAGGCGACGATGGGGTAGACCAGCAGGGCGACGCTGAGCACCATCAGGGAGCCGGCGATGGGGCGCGAAAACATGCCCACCAGGTCGGCGCGCGAGATCGTGTAGGCGCGGCTGAAATTGCTCTCGCAGATCTCGCCCAGCACCAGGCCGAGGATCATGGCGGCGCTGTTGAAGTGGCAGACGGCGAAGATCAGTCCGGCGATG
This sequence is a window from Pyramidobacter piscolens W5455. Protein-coding genes within it:
- a CDS encoding aldolase/citrate lyase family protein, giving the protein MIPRPKPEKFRLRRTMMFMNAQKPGLIKDAYVYGADSIMLDLEDAVAENQKDAARFSLYHALKSIDYGDTEVLVRINGLDTPHWKEDIRVAVAGGADGIRIAKTESAADVQTVDAAVTEAEREFAVEEGRTLLMAAIESPKGVLNAYEICAASPRLFGIALSGGDYRKCMQVKPVPGGIEMLAARGQMLIAARAAGVQCFDTVFTDLDDEAGFRAEMQQNKDMGFDGKSLINPRQIRIVHEMLAPTPQEIAAAEAIVAAYRENAAKGVGVFTINGKMIDIAFVPGAERVIQLAKASGVYEGDL
- the citD gene encoding citrate lyase acyl carrier protein, which translates into the protein MELKTTGVAGTLESSDVMVTLEPAPSGISLNLESTVVNQYGRQIKETVLATLARLGVKNAAVTVNDHGALDCTITARVECAYYRGCQRDADGPYPWGGEIK
- the citF gene encoding citrate lyase subunit alpha — its product is MLNAVGREIPEELIAQGWKPYAGAHARDGQYIKKQGPRTRICEKPRESKIVASIREAIVACGLKDGMTVSFHHHFRDGDFVVNMVMQEIVALGLKDITIAASSLGSAHDPVARYIEDGVVTGLQTSGIRGRMGEVVSRGRLKTPAILRSHGGRVRAIEEGDVHIDVAFIGSPTSDEYGNCRAVGGKSDCGVLSYAVVDSEYADKVVVITDTLVPYPNFPASIHGVNVDYVVKVDEIGDPKKIASAAARMTQNPRDLMMAEATAKVMAATPWFKDGFSFQTGAGGPSLAVNRFIEPLMRERGIKMSFAIGGIAGPICELQRKGLVGCVVDTQDFDTGAIEDIRTNPRHYEISAGEYANPANKGAFVNKLDFVILAALEVDVDFNVNVITGSDGVLRGAPGGHPDTAAGAKCTVIVTPLTRGRMATVCERVVTVTTPGECVDVVVTDYGVAVNPRRQDIVACLDRAGVKHVSIEELQEKAYALVGRPDPLQWNDKVVAILEARDGTILDVVREIEPYERS